The sequence CGGATCGGCAACGCCGTCGTCGAGGGGAATCCCCACCTGCGTTCCGCGCAGGACTGAATGACCTGACCGGTCGGGACACCTCGGCGTGGCCGTCGGCGACGACGCTGGTGACCGTCCCACGAGTCGCCAGCAAGGGCTGTAGCTACTCTCGCCACGACGTGTAGACATCGCGGCCGACGACGCCGAGGCCGAAAAAGCCCAGCGCCGTCGTGGCGAGATTCCCGAGAATCGGTATCGCGGCGAGCACCGCGAGCGCCAGCGAGCCGACGCCGACGGCCGAGAGGTCGAGTTCCTCGGCGCTGGTCAGGGAGCCCCCGATCCAGAGGATGGTGACCGCGTTGCCGATCAGGCCGACGACGAACAGCGCGAGCAGCCCCGGGATGGTGATGAGCAGGCCGATGATGGTTATCGCCAGCAACACCAGGGCGATGGGGAGGCCGATGCCGAGGAGAATCCCCCAGAGGAAGGCGCCACCCATGTCGTCGCGGATGGCGGTCACCATCTCCTCGGCGTAATCGGGCGCGAGCGCGTACAGCGCCCCGCCGAGAACGAGGTTGATGACGAGGACGACGCCGAATCGAATGCCGAGGCGAGCGCCGAGGGAGAGTTCGGACCCCATCGACGACTGGGCGACTGCGACGCCCGTGAACGACCGGGGAGCGAGGACGACGGTGACGATTACTGCGAGGGCGATAGCGACGGCGCTTCGCGTGCGGGCGGGCAAGCGAGTGGAGGGCATCGCGTGACAGGTTGGAGGGGAGGGAGTAATGGGTTGTGGTAGCGCGAGGACACGCAAGGTCGTACTCTCGCCGCCGAATCCCATCTATCTCGGGCGCATACTTTTGCGACCCGGATCCGTTGGTGACGAGAACATGAGCGCCAGCAATGGTGACCGATGGGAGACCGTCCAGGACCGGTGTGCCGCCCTCGAACGAGGCACGCAACTGGTGACGCCGCTGTCGGATCGCCCGTTCCGAATCGGAGAGATCGGGACGGACCGGCTCTCGGTTCAGTTCGATGACAGCCACGAGAAGCGCACGCTCTGGGCGAGTCAGTTCGAACTCCTCGGCGACCGGATCGCGGAACACGGCCTCACCATCACCGACCTCCCGCCCCGCGTCGAGCCATACGTGACCGTCCTGACGTTGCTTCCGACGTATGCGGTGCAGGAGGACGAGATCGTCTCGGTGCCCGAATCCGAAGGTCGCGAGGAGAGTCCGTATCTCGTATCGCCGGCGGCGGCCCGACGCGACCGGAACGCCTCCACGACGACGCATTGCTGTTGGCGGACGTTCTGGAGAACATCGAGGACTCCGATCCGGCGGCGCTCGGTACGGATACGGTGACAGATCTGTACGTCCTCCTCTCGGACGTGCAACACGAGGCGGATGACACCGACAGGCGGTGCGAGACGTGCTGCTCTCCCGGCTTGGTCCGGAGCAAGAGCAACACGGCCGGTTCGGAACGGTGCGACGGACGACCCGAGAGTACCGGCAACCGAAGGACACGGCGACCGTCTTCGACGCCCTGGACGACCACGGGATCCCGCGTGACTGGGTGCTCGGTGTCGATCAGGACAAACTCGAGATCGTCCTCGCCGTGACGGCTCTCGACGAAGACGAGGTGTACGACCGCGACGAGCAGGTGTACATCCAGAAGACGGGCGTCGAAGAAGAGGAGAAGTACGCGCGATTAGAGAGGCTCGCGGAGCGAATCGAGGAACTCGACGGCGACAAACGCGAGGAACTCCGCGAGGATCTGCGCGATCTCGAAGCGCGACTCGACGAGGCGCTCTCAGCGTGACAGAGAGCGGGATCGGCGTCTGGGGGCTCCCGAAGTGTGTTGGGCTAATTCGTATACGTTACTGATTGATTATGAAGAATAGAGGTGTGCCACGGAGCCGCCCCCAAGCGAGGCAATCGTTGACCGACTGCAAGACGGGGGGTTTTCTGCCGCTGATAGCTCGGGATGACTAGCCGGTGGTGGATTTTCCGACGGGGTTGCTGGTTCTGTTTGGGTTGTAGACGCTACCGTCTGTCCGGGCGTATTGCTGGCGTCATCGGCTGGTGACTGTGCGGCGACGGCAGCGGGAGGTGTTCGAAACCGCGTTCTGGGCCGGCTACTTCCAGTGGCCGCGGACGAGCACCGCCGAAGAGGTTGCAGCGGCGCTTGATATCGCCCCTCCGACGTTGCATGCGCATCTTCGGAAGGCGGAGCATCGTCTGTTGGCCTCGTTGTTTGAGGAGTAGGTGGGTTGGCGACGGGGTCGTGTGCCTCCTTCGCCGTCGTGATATGGAGTGATTATCGGGAATACGTTAACCGGCGTTGAACGACGATTGTTTCGCTACTTGCTTCAGATTTCTCCGTGCGAGTTTTCCACACATTTTTGCGAGCGGACAGGAAAACTGTCTGTACGTGGATGAGTGACAGATTTGTAGAAGAGGATGCTGGATGAATACCGCCGACCGGATACTTAACTCGGTGCCGACGGCGACCGCGTGGGAGATCGCCTTCGAGCAGGATGTCGAAGCCGACCGACGCCGGATCGAACGCCGGTGTCGCGTCCTGGCGAACGCGGGGTTCGTCGACGTCTATCTGCGCGACCTCGGCCTCGACGATGAGTACGAACTCACGTCGTGGGGCGAGATGTATCTGGATGGGGACGTGGATGCGGAGTTACAGCGGCCGTTGCCAGCTGTTCGGCCGCCGGATAAGGTACGGCCCGGATGGTGGGCTGGATTTGGATAATATGGTTTCTCAAATACTAGAGTCAGAAAAGTGGAGAACTCTCGGACTCAGCGTTTTAGTGGCTGGTTTGCTAGCCTCGGCATATTTTGGAGTGATTTCTGTTGAATTAGTATCTGCAACGATTTCTGGGATGTTAACTCTATTTCTAGTCCTGCTGTATTTCAGACAGACAGATATCCAGGAGAAGCAGGTAGAAATAATGGAGACACAAGAGAAGTTGATGGAAACGAATCAACTGCCACAAATCGATATTGATGCCTTTTATCCCTTTGCTTTGAGTAGTGTTGGTGACCTTTCTGAGAATGCGGTAACTGTCTCATTAGAGAACGTCGGAAACGGTGTTGGTATTAATCCTCATTTGGGAATTGAAGGGGCTGTTGATTATGAAGGGGTAGAGATTGAACCGGTCTTCAGACAGATGGAGGTTGAGAGTTCAGATACGGGAGAGACAGACCCCCACAGAAATTTATCTAGTGCTTTGAAACCCGGCGAATCTCGCATATATAGGACACCTGTTACAATACATACTAACTCGGAGCTAGGTGGATATGTTAATGATTTTGCCTACTCTGTATATAAGCGCGGAGCGACTCGCTTAGAGCTTCGTCTTAGTGTTGGATTTGATGACCTTGCTGGGAATACGAGAGAGTTTGAAATCCTTGACTTAGATATCGATCTAACGAGAGTTGATTCATCGGCAGAGGGCGAGTTATCGAAGGAAGATTTTTCATTTAGACATCTATTTAGAATAGGACTTGAGGGAAATGCAGAACGACCAATCTCTTTTGATTCAACTACCCCTTCTTGGCCAAATAAGACGGATCTAATCATCAAGAACCTGCTCATAGAGGGCCACAAGAAAGTTGCAGGAGAAAATAGGGAAGAGTAGTCCGACTAGATAGATTGTCGATCTCGTCTAGAACGTTTCTAGATCGTACACCTAGAACGGATCAACATCGCCTCTCACGGACGATGTCGTCCATATCCACCGCCGATTGTGACCTGGGTTGGGACGGGGTTCAGGTGACTTCAATAACATATATCAGAAATATAGTATGCAGATGTGAGCGGCATTTTTCGGCCTCATGAAGCCCTACGATAGCAATTACTCAGCAACAAGAATTTACACGTTGGATTACTCAGGGGTTGAACCAACGCTTTTACGCCGATACCCCGGATGCGATAAAATGCGAAGAACGGCCCACCGACGTTGGAAGCAGCCTGTGGTTGAAAGCCGAGCGACTAAAACGTTGGTTCTCAGGGACTACAGCCACGCGACTTTTTCCATCCCACGCCCCTGCACTTCGAGGCTGTACGCGCCGAGATCGTGCTCGCGGAATTCTTCCAGCCCCCCAACTATCCCACTCCATGACTAGTCCGGGCTCAACCCCGGTAATTCGTATGATTTGAAGTGTTAGCAAGGAGTTAGTGACAGTATGGGCCCGGATTCTAATCACGATGTTTTCTACCCCACTAAGGATGATATAATGTCAATACACGAAGATATTATCGAGGAAGATGATGACGCTGAGCCTGGTATACTAAATGACGGTACAGTAAATTATGCATTGAATTGCATCGAACACGGCCACTTCGGCCAAGTCCCCGAAACACTCCACGAGAAAGCCGTTATGTTGCTCCGCCTCCTGTCAGCGAATCACTCTTTTGCAGATGGGAATAAGAGAACTGCACTCAACACGACTTGGACATTCTATGCCCTCAACGGATATTATTTCGACTATGGTGAGGAAATTAAGGCAATACTCAAACTATTTGCTGTGATGGAGCGAATGGTCGACCAAGAAGAGGTTGCAGACTATTTTGAGGAGATCGCTTTACCCGAAGATCATGAGAGGGTGCCAACTGAGGTGGTTCGGTTGATACATCTCACGAGATGGCGAAAGAACGTAATTGAGCAGTCCGAAGCTTTTCTTCAGGAGGTGCGTAACAATCCGGACCAGGTTTCACCTGAAGAGTTCATGCAGCATATTCGTGATGTAGATGAAATGGTCGCAGAATTCCTCGAATTTAGGGATGAATTTGAGGAAGAGCTTCCCGAAGGCGTGTTAGATTTCATCGGAGAATTGGAAGAGAATTGGACGGAAACCCTCACCGAAATACGCGATCTATTATCGGAGGTCATAGAAGATCAAGGCGAACCTCTTGAAGAAAGTTGAAATGGGGGCCGGTATCACCCATAAACTAATTAAACATCGCCTTGCTATGTCCGGTTGCCTAACCGGTTACGCAGGGAAGCGGTCGGAGAGACCGGTGATTCAACCATGTCAGCAACAAGTGAGCTCTTGGACGAAGAACAATCGAAGATGGTTCGAGCATTAGCCGCATATGACCGGAGTAGCGAGAACCACAAGAAGATCTACGAAGATCTGGCCGAAGAATAATTTCTTTATTTCGTCACTGACGGTGTAGCGTGAGTGGTTCTTGCCGTTCCCAGGGCACGTCTATAACCAACCTGCCTTTCTTTGTCCCCATTCCTGTACCTCGTTCGAAAACATCCCTCCAGTTCGGATAAGTTTCTAGCTCCTTCAGGAGAAACGTGCAAGCGTCGGACGCTCCAGCACGTTCGACCACCGACAATGCCCCACAGCCGGACCGTCCGAAACCCACCGCGTGGTGGGTCGCTACTCGGCGCGGTTGAGCGGGCTCGATGTGCGTCTCCTCGTCGCGAGCACGTGGCACGACGTGGACGTCTCGAAGTCGTCGGGAAGGTTGAGGTCGAGAAGCCACCGACGCGCTCGGTGCTCACCGCCCCCGTTGCAGTCAGGACAGGTCCGGCGAGGGATGCCACCGCGGGAGGTGGTCGTGACGAGACGGGCACCGCAGGTCGAGCAGTGCCGTCCCACGGGCGATATACTCCTCGTTCCGCGCGGGACAGTCGTCGCGACTGTCGCGAGGACTCGGCAAGCCACAGAAATAGCAGACTACGAGCGGGTAGGAGTCTGAGGGCGTTCGCTCCGACTCACAGCCGCTCACCTTCCTGACTTAAGCGGGTTCTCGCCGTCTGGTATTTCGACCGTATAACGGAGTGGGACCGCCCGGATTTGAACCGGGGTCACGGGCACCCAAGGCCCGAAGTATACCAGGCTAACCCACGGTCCCGCATCTATATGTGTAGCGGCCCGGCGCTAAAGGATTTCGTTCCGTTCGTTCGCTTCAGTCGGCGCTGATCCCACAGCCGTCGGTGTACTCGATCTCCGCGATGGAGTCGATGGGGTCCTCGCCACAGACCGGGCAGTCCGGGTCCTCGGCGTAGGGCACGGGGTCGAAACTCATGTCCATCGCGTCGTAGAAGAGCATCCGCCCGACGAGGGGGTCGCCGGCGTCGAGGAGGACCTTCACGGCCTCGGTGGCCTGAATACAGCCGACGGTGCCAGGCAGCACGCCGAGGACGCCCGTCGTCGCGCAGTCGGGGACGGTGCCGGGTTCGGGCGCCTCGCGGAACAGGCAGCGGTAACAGGGGCCGTCGGGGTGGAGCGTTGTGACCTGCCCCTCGAACTTGTAGATAGCGCCGTGGCAGACGGGGATACCGGCGAGGCGACAGGTGTCGTTGACCAGATAGCGCGTCGGGAAGTTGTCCGAGGCGTCGACGACGACGTCGTAGTCCTCGAGCAGGTCGGCGTTGGTCCGGTCGAGTCGCGTCTCGTAGGTCTCGACGTCGACGTCGGGGTTGAGCGTCGCCACGAAGTCCTTCGCGCTCTCGACTTTGGGGCGGCCGACATCCGCGTCGCCGTGGATCACCTGGCGCTGGAGGTTCGACCGCTCGACCACGTCGTCGTCGACGACGCCGATGCGGCCGACGCCCGCGGCCGCGAGATACTGGATGACGGGGGCGCCCAGACCGCCGGCACCGACGACGAGGGCGCTCGAATCGAGGAGGCGTTTCTGCCCTTCCGGCCCGACCTCGTCCATGATGATGTGTCGCGAGTAGCGGTCCAGTTGCGTGGCGTCGAGCGAGAGCCCACTCATACCAGCATCTCCGTGGTCGAGGAGGATAAATCCGTGCCGTCTCGGTGCGCGAAGCGCGAGGGCGCCACGTTCTTGGGGGGCCGACGCGAGAGCGTGACACATGGCCCTCCGTGACCGTCTCCGACCGTGGCACGCCCTGATGCTCGCCGTCTTCGTCGCCGGAACCATCGTCTCGCTCCTGCGTGCGGATGCGCTGACGGTCGCAACCGGCTTCCGAGCCGTCCTATCCGGCCTCCTCGGCCTCGTCGTCTTCCAGTTTACCGTCGGCAATATCTGGGGCTACGCCGTCGAATACCGCAACGCTGGCGGCCGGTGGTCCGACTGGCCCTTTCTCGCGCCCTTCATCGTCGCGGGCGTGGCTGGTGTGGCTATCGGCGTCTACACCGGCAGCGTCGGCGCGGGAGCGTGGGCCGCGTTTTGGGTGTTCGTCGTCGTCGCCGCCCTCGTCGCCATCGGAACGTGGCTCGTCGTCGGCTACCGCACCGGGGCGAGTGCCAATCAGTAGACGAGCACCCGCCAGACGAGTTCACCCGGCCACGGCGTACCGAGGGCCAGCGGGCGCTTCACGTCGACGCCAACGGTGAACTCGTGGCGGACGCGCGAGGCAATACGAGTCGGGTCCCCGTTCGACGTGACCGTCCCGTCGAACCGAACGTCGATTCGTTCGAGCGTCGCGCTCTCGCGGTCGATAACGGCGCGGATGCGCGCGGCGCTCACGTTCGAGAGCCGGTCCGGCGCGTTCGGCTGTGTGGCCGCGAACACCGCCTCGGAGTCGGTGAGTTCGAGGACGAGTCGGTCGTCACCGCGCTCGACGACGCGCCACCCGTCGACACCGGATACCGGCGGCTGGAGTCCGCCGCCGGGAGCCCAGTCGTAGCGGTCAGCCCACGAGACGTAGTCCGGCGCCGCCCGGACGGGGCGTTCGTCCGACCCCACGGTACGCGACCCGAGAGCGACGGCGTCGAGACCGCGAGTCGGCGGCGACCCCGTGCCCGCCGACGCGTACACGGCGGGCCCGTGCGCCCGACCGGCAGTCGACTGTCGGTACTGGCGGTCCGTCCGGTCGATCCGATGCTCGACGACGAACGGGTCGGCGTCGGGGGCGAGTACGGCGACACGGTAGCGGTGGTCGGCGCGGAGCGTGTTCTCGTGTGCCGTCGCGTAGGCGGTGTCGGGGTCGTCGGGGAGCGACGCCGAGTGAGTCGCGGTCGGACGGAGCTCCGCCGCCCGCACGCCACCGACCGCCGTGCCAGCGGCGACGAGGAGGACGACCACCAGCACGACACGACGCCAGTCGGGCGACGACGCGTCGGCGGGTGCGGCCGCGATCGCCCGGGCAGCGAGAAGCGCGAGCGCGAACGCCGAGACGAGAACGGCGATGGCGCCACCGAGTACGAGGCCGACGAGGCGTCCAGAGCGAATCGCCGTCGCGACGGCGACCGCGAGCAAGCCCGCGAAGGCGAGATGGACCGCGAGCAGCCTCGCGACGGTTCGGGGCGACGCGTCGGCGCCCGCCAGCGCCGCGCCGAGGGCACGACTTGGTGACTCGCCAGCGACGACGCGACCGACGGCGGGGGCGACGACGACCCAGCCGAGGAGGGTGCCGACCGCGACACCGATGATGGCCCCACCGACCTGTACCGAGAGCGTCGTGAGCGCGTCGCCGTAGCCCAGCCAGTACAGCGCCACCCGGACGGGAGTGTCGAGAAGCAGGAAGGCGGTCGTACCGACGGCGAGGGCGAGCGCGTGGCCGCCCACGGCGACGGCGAGAAGCACCGGAAGCGCCGGGCGCCCGACATCGTCGGGGCGGACTGCCGGCGGGAGTGCAGCCCGAACGTTCGGTGCAACGAGACCGAGGACGACGACGCTGATCGGCGGCCAGAGGATAGCGAGCGGAATCGATTCGGCCAGCGTGGCCCCTATCCGAATCGCCGTCTCGGCGATAGCAGCGAGCGCGGCGAGTGCGAGCAGACGGGGGCTGTTCAGCGTGGCACGGGCTGCCGAGCGGAGAGCGGACACGTTCGAAGCCTCCGAGTTCACTCCGCGAGCGCGCCCAGATCAAGGTCCGCGAGGCGTTCGGCCGTCGGCACGCCGTCGTCGTCCCAACCGCGGAAGTCATAGTACTCGTCGAGCATCCGGTCGAGTTCCTCGGGTGGGCAGTACATCCCCTCGGCCGGCCCCTCGGGAATCGGTTCGTGTAGCACGCGATGCGAGAGGGTGTCGGTCTCGCGGCTGGCGACGCCGCGCTCGACGTTGATGAGGCGTTCGAGGTTGTAGACCCGCTCGCCGATGCGTTCGACCTCGTCGGTCGAGAGGTCCCAGCCGGTCGCCGCATTGATGGCGTCGCGGTAGCGGTCGGTGACGCGCTTGCCCCAGCCGGCCTCGCTGACGAACCGGCACTGCGTGAGCGAGTCGCCGAGCGCGGTGAAATGCTGGGTTCGCGCGGCGAACGCGGGGGTTCCCTCGGTCGTCTCGCTGTGTTCGCCCTCGTACTGGAGCGTGGGCCGGGTGTCGTGATGGGAGCCACCGCGCGTCGCGGTGGCGTAGCCGATGCTCATCCCCTTGAGGCCGCGGGGGGAGTGGGCGGCGAACTCCAGGCCCTTGACGCCGTGGAGGTACCGCTCGGCCTCGTCGGCGAGGTCGCTCGCGAGGCGGAACGACCCCTCGGCGAGGCGGTCGCCGAACCCCTCGCGGTGGGCGGTCCGCCGGGCGAGTTCCACGAGACCGTCGGCATCGCCGAAGGCGAGGTGTGGCGAGTCGTCATCGGTGAGAAGGCCCTCGTCGTAACACTCACGGGCGAAGGCGACGGAGACGCCCCAGGAGATGGTGTCCATCCCCAGACGATCACAGAGGTCGTTGGCCTTCATCACACGCTCGATGTCGAACACGTCGGTCATGGTCGCGGTACCGAACAGGCTCTCGAACTCCGGAATCTTCGCCTCGGTGATGCCCTCGCTCTCGACGGCGACGTGTTTCCCACACGCCACGGCGCAGTTGGCACACGTCGTGTCCTCGGTGACGTACTCCGCGCGCAGGCGCTCGCCGCTGATGGCCTCGGCTTTCTCGTCGGGCGCCTGTTCGACCCGGTTGTTCCGCCGGCCGAGTTTCCCCATCTCGTTGATCGGATTGACCAGGCCGCTGGTGCCGTAGTTCTGGAGCATCTCGGTTTCGGCCATCAACGGGCCCATCCGCTCACCGACCAGGTCGCGCAGGTCGCCGTCCGCAGCGGGATCGGG comes from Haloplanus sp. XH21 and encodes:
- the ubaA gene encoding SAMP-activating enzyme E1; its protein translation is MSGLSLDATQLDRYSRHIIMDEVGPEGQKRLLDSSALVVGAGGLGAPVIQYLAAAGVGRIGVVDDDVVERSNLQRQVIHGDADVGRPKVESAKDFVATLNPDVDVETYETRLDRTNADLLEDYDVVVDASDNFPTRYLVNDTCRLAGIPVCHGAIYKFEGQVTTLHPDGPCYRCLFREAPEPGTVPDCATTGVLGVLPGTVGCIQATEAVKVLLDAGDPLVGRMLFYDAMDMSFDPVPYAEDPDCPVCGEDPIDSIAEIEYTDGCGISAD
- a CDS encoding type II toxin-antitoxin system death-on-curing family toxin; translated protein: MGPDSNHDVFYPTKDDIMSIHEDIIEEDDDAEPGILNDGTVNYALNCIEHGHFGQVPETLHEKAVMLLRLLSANHSFADGNKRTALNTTWTFYALNGYYFDYGEEIKAILKLFAVMERMVDQEEVADYFEEIALPEDHERVPTEVVRLIHLTRWRKNVIEQSEAFLQEVRNNPDQVSPEEFMQHIRDVDEMVAEFLEFRDEFEEELPEGVLDFIGELEENWTETLTEIRDLLSEVIEDQGEPLEES
- a CDS encoding winged helix-turn-helix domain-containing protein codes for the protein MPTATAWEIAFEQDVEADRRRIERRCRVLANAGFVDVYLRDLGLDDEYELTSWGEMYLDGDVDAELQRPLPAVRPPDKVRPGWWAGFG
- a CDS encoding aldehyde ferredoxin oxidoreductase family protein is translated as MSDLPPVYGGRILHVHLDEGESEIEEIAPEDARRFLGGNGFAAKAVHDHVPADAGPFDPENVVAFAVGPMNGTPFQSTSRGVVGFVSPQTNGFFDSTFGGTFPRAQKTTGFEMVVLHGAAADLSYVHVDEDGARVESAPDTAGLDTYEACAEVESLAADDADNDVHVIATGPAGENQVRFACLLHDSEMREGVAGRGGAGAVLGSKNVKAVAIEEGEFDPDPAADGDLRDLVGERMGPLMAETEMLQNYGTSGLVNPINEMGKLGRRNNRVEQAPDEKAEAISGERLRAEYVTEDTTCANCAVACGKHVAVESEGITEAKIPEFESLFGTATMTDVFDIERVMKANDLCDRLGMDTISWGVSVAFARECYDEGLLTDDDSPHLAFGDADGLVELARRTAHREGFGDRLAEGSFRLASDLADEAERYLHGVKGLEFAAHSPRGLKGMSIGYATATRGGSHHDTRPTLQYEGEHSETTEGTPAFAARTQHFTALGDSLTQCRFVSEAGWGKRVTDRYRDAINAATGWDLSTDEVERIGERVYNLERLINVERGVASRETDTLSHRVLHEPIPEGPAEGMYCPPEELDRMLDEYYDFRGWDDDGVPTAERLADLDLGALAE